Within the Deltaproteobacteria bacterium genome, the region GTAGCGCAGCTGCACCAGGCCGCTCGGAAAGCTCTGGCTCGACACCAGCTCCATCGCCACGTCCGGCCCGGTTTCGCCGAAGAGCGGCACGCCCTCGCCCAGCAGCACCGGGATCAGCGAGAGCGTGAGCGAGTCGAGCAGGCCCGCTTGCAGGAACAGGCGGATCACCGCGCCGCCGTCGACGTACGCGCGCTTCACGCCCTCGCGCGCGAGCTTCGCCACCAGCTCCTCCGGCGGGCCTGCGAAGAACCCCTCCCCGTGCCGTGACGTCGCCGGTCGATGGGTGAGCACCACGCAGCGCTTGCCCGTGTACGGCCAGGCGTCGAAGCCGAGCGCGGTCTCGTAGGTCTTGCGGCCCATCACCAGGGCGTCGACGTCCGCGTAGAACGCGCCGAAGCCGTAGTCCTCACCCGGCCGCTCCACGATCTTCAGCCAGTCGATCGCGCCATTCGCGCGCGCGATGAAG harbors:
- a CDS encoding dihydrofolate reductase encodes the protein MECCAFIAISIDGFIARANGAIDWLKIVERPGEDYGFGAFYADVDALVMGRKTYETALGFDAWPYTGKRCVVLTHRPATSRHGEGFFAGPPEELVAKLAREGVKRAYVDGGAVIRLFLQAGLLDSLTLSLIPVLLGEGVPLFGETGPDVAMELVSSQSFPSGLVQLRYRPLRKVKPNG